In Campylobacter porcelli, the sequence AATGAATCCTAGCGAGAGTGATGAGCTAGCAGATTTGATATTTGATCTTAGGGCTAAAGATGGATTATCGATTTTATTAATCGAGCATGATATGAAATTTGTAAATCGCTTGTGCGATAGGGTTTTGGTGCTTGATTATGGAAGGGTGATTTTTACTGGCTCTCCATCTGAAGCAGTAAATCACAAAGATGTTATAAGTGCGTATTTGGGAGATTTTATACAATGATAGATGTTAGAAATTTACATGTTTATTATGGTATGATCGAGGCTGTAAAGGGGATTAGCTTTTCAGTTCAAACAGGTCAGATAGTAAGCTTAATTGGCTCAAATGGTGCGGGTAAAACTAGCACACTAAATGCACTTATAAACTCAGTTAAAAGAAGCGGAGAGATAAATTTCTTAGGCTATGATACCAGCAGACATAAGACTCACACTATAGTAAGGCAAGGAATAGCCCTAGTCCCAGAAGGTAGAAGAGTCTTTATAAATCTAAGCGTAGAAGAAAATCTTAAAATGGGGGCTTTTAATAATGATGAAAATTATGAGCATTTAAGAGATGCTATGTATGAGCTATTTCCTAGATTAAAGCATAAAAGAGATCAATTAGCTGGAACTCTAAGCGGTGGAGAGGCTCAAATGCTTGCTATTTCTAGAGCTTTAATGAGTGAGCCAAAGCTCTTAATGCTAGATGAGCCAAGCCTTGGACTAGCTCCTAAGATTGTTGGGGAAGTTTTTGATATTATAGAGAGGTTAAAAGAAGAGGGCATTACTATACTTTTGGTAGAGCAAAATGCTTTTTTAGCCCTAAAAACCAGCGATTATACCTATGTGTTAGAAAATGGTCATATAGTAATGGAGGGAGTATCAAAAGATATGACTAATAATGATGAAATTCGCAAGAAGTATCTTGGTGCTTGATAAATCTTAGAATTTAAAGTAAATATGGGGGCAGATTAACGCCCCGTTTATTAAAATTTGTAGTTATATCCTACATATATACCATAATTTAGTATATTATCAAATTCGTCTATACCGGTTGTTTGATAATCCCCTTTGACGCCAAATTCAATCTCATTATTTTTATCAACCTCATAGATAGCGCCAAGTTTTACACCAAATAGATTGCCTACGCCAGATTTTGAATCATATCCGAGTGAACCACTAGCATAACTAGCTTGACCATTAAATTCTCCTTTAACGATAGAAAGACCGGTATAAGCACCAAGAGATAATTTGAATTTATAATTAAGTGATGGAGTATAGTTAGCACCTAATAAGATATTGTTAGTTTGCCAGATGAATTTACCATTTATATTTACAGTATCACTACCATTTGTTAAATTTTGTAAATGATATACTTGGCTACCTGCAGTTCTAAACGATAATCCACCCCAAATTCTAAAAGTATCAAAGTCATAACCACCTTTTAATCCAAGCTCAACTGAAGTATCACTTGGATCATCAATAGTTGAAGGGAAAATTTCATCTAATGTTGTTCTGCTTTGTAAGAAACCACCCTCAACCCCTACAAATACGCTTTGCGTTACTGCATTGCTGCTTAAAATAGCTGTAGCTGCTACAACCGCAGCACCAAATTTAACTATGTTTGTCATAGAAAAACCCCTTGTATAATAAAATTTGAATTAAAAATTCATAACTT encodes:
- a CDS encoding ABC transporter ATP-binding protein produces the protein MIDVRNLHVYYGMIEAVKGISFSVQTGQIVSLIGSNGAGKTSTLNALINSVKRSGEINFLGYDTSRHKTHTIVRQGIALVPEGRRVFINLSVEENLKMGAFNNDENYEHLRDAMYELFPRLKHKRDQLAGTLSGGEAQMLAISRALMSEPKLLMLDEPSLGLAPKIVGEVFDIIERLKEEGITILLVEQNAFLALKTSDYTYVLENGHIVMEGVSKDMTNNDEIRKKYLGA